One genomic segment of Blattabacterium sp. (Blaberus giganteus) includes these proteins:
- the gyrA gene encoding DNA gyrase subunit A: protein MNKSEGEKLIPINIEDEMKSSYIDYSMSVIVSRALPDARDGLKPVHRRVLYGMYQLGILSNSSYKKSARIVGEVLGKYHPHGDVSVYDTMVRMAQKWTLRYPLIDGQGNFGSLDADPPAAMRYTEVRMKKISEEMLLDIKKETVDMQLNFDDSLEEPIVLPTRIPNLLINGSSGIAVGMATNMPPHNLKETINAICAYIDDNNLSVEQIMKYIKAPDFPTGGIIYGYDGVKNAFHTGKGRIVLRAKVHFEEIHGRQCIVVDEIPYQVNKADMITRTVELMKEAKMEGIYQIRDESDRNGLRIVYILKQNTNPNILLNKLFQYTSLQTYFNVNNIALVNGKPVQLNIKSIIQHFVDHRHNVIIRRTKYELEKCKNRVHILLGFLKISDHLDIMIQLIQISKNHYEACDRLIQKFQISKNQSKSILDMKLQSLTSLEINKLKKEYDELVKKIEFFKNILEEHSTRTKIIKDELLYVKKKYQDTRRTQIDYSGDKVNIEDLIENEQVVLTISHAGYIKRTSLSEYKRQGRGGVGNRGATARESDFFKHLLVATNHQYLLFFTEKGKCFWLRVYEVPEGTKISKGRAIQNIIHLQEGDKVNAYILTGDLTNKKYVKDYYVMMITQKGIIKKTSLESYSRPRKYGINAIVIRKGDSLLEAILTKGRLTNFIAVKSGRIIRFSENKVRSTGRTSSGVIGININHENMEDMVIGMICVDIEGKEKGQLLVVSEKGFGKRSHIKDYRITNRGGKGIKTINVTQKTGSLISIKYVTDQDDLMIIKKSGIIIRIPVSDIRVMGRTTQGVRLIHLKENDFNEIP, encoded by the coding sequence ATGAATAAAAGTGAAGGAGAAAAATTGATTCCTATTAATATTGAAGATGAGATGAAATCATCTTACATAGATTATTCTATGTCTGTTATTGTATCCAGAGCTCTTCCTGATGCTAGGGATGGATTAAAACCTGTCCATAGAAGAGTTCTTTATGGAATGTATCAATTAGGAATACTTTCTAACAGTTCTTATAAAAAATCTGCTCGTATTGTGGGAGAAGTATTGGGAAAATATCATCCACATGGAGACGTTTCTGTTTATGATACTATGGTCCGTATGGCTCAAAAATGGACATTACGTTATCCATTAATAGATGGACAAGGAAATTTTGGATCATTAGATGCGGATCCTCCGGCAGCTATGCGTTATACCGAAGTCCGAATGAAAAAGATATCAGAAGAAATGTTATTGGATATTAAAAAAGAAACAGTGGATATGCAACTAAATTTCGATGATTCTTTGGAAGAACCCATTGTTTTACCTACACGAATACCCAATCTTTTGATTAATGGATCTTCTGGTATTGCGGTTGGAATGGCTACAAATATGCCTCCTCACAATTTAAAAGAAACTATCAATGCTATTTGCGCTTATATAGACGATAATAATTTATCTGTAGAACAAATCATGAAATATATTAAAGCTCCTGATTTTCCTACAGGGGGAATTATTTACGGATATGATGGAGTAAAAAATGCATTTCATACTGGTAAAGGACGTATTGTTTTACGTGCAAAAGTCCATTTTGAAGAAATTCATGGTAGACAGTGTATTGTTGTAGATGAAATTCCTTATCAAGTCAACAAAGCTGATATGATCACTAGAACGGTGGAATTGATGAAAGAAGCAAAAATGGAAGGCATTTATCAAATTCGGGATGAGTCCGATAGAAATGGATTACGTATTGTTTACATTTTAAAACAAAATACAAATCCTAATATATTATTGAACAAGTTATTTCAATATACTTCTTTACAAACTTATTTTAATGTAAATAATATAGCATTAGTGAATGGAAAACCTGTTCAATTAAATATAAAAAGTATTATTCAACATTTTGTTGATCATAGGCATAATGTGATTATTAGAAGAACTAAATACGAATTAGAAAAATGTAAAAATCGTGTTCATATTTTATTAGGGTTCTTAAAAATATCAGATCATTTAGATATCATGATTCAATTAATTCAAATATCTAAAAATCATTATGAAGCTTGTGATAGATTGATTCAAAAATTTCAAATATCCAAAAATCAATCTAAATCTATTTTAGACATGAAGTTACAAAGTCTTACATCTTTAGAAATCAATAAACTTAAAAAAGAATATGACGAACTTGTTAAAAAAATAGAGTTTTTTAAAAATATTTTGGAAGAGCATTCTACAAGAACTAAAATCATTAAAGATGAACTTTTATATGTCAAAAAAAAATATCAAGATACACGTCGTACACAAATTGATTATTCAGGAGATAAAGTCAACATAGAAGATCTCATTGAAAACGAGCAGGTAGTTCTTACTATTTCCCATGCTGGTTATATTAAAAGAACATCTTTATCAGAATATAAACGTCAAGGAAGAGGAGGAGTGGGTAATAGAGGAGCGACTGCTAGAGAATCAGATTTTTTTAAACATTTACTTGTAGCAACCAATCATCAATATCTACTTTTTTTTACAGAAAAAGGAAAATGTTTTTGGTTAAGAGTATATGAAGTTCCAGAAGGAACTAAAATTTCTAAAGGTAGAGCGATACAAAATATTATTCATCTCCAGGAAGGAGATAAAGTGAATGCTTATATATTAACTGGAGATCTTACTAATAAAAAGTATGTTAAAGATTATTATGTTATGATGATTACGCAAAAGGGGATTATAAAAAAAACATCTTTAGAAAGTTATTCTCGTCCCAGAAAATATGGAATCAATGCTATTGTTATTCGTAAAGGAGATTCTTTATTAGAAGCGATTCTGACTAAAGGCAGATTGACGAACTTTATTGCTGTAAAAAGTGGAAGAATTATTCGTTTTTCAGAAAATAAAGTTCGTTCAACTGGAAGAACTTCTTCTGGAGTTATAGGAATTAATATCAATCATGAAAATATGGAAGATATGGTAATTGGAATGATATGTGTAGATATTGAAGGAAAAGAAAAAGGGCAATTATTAGTTGTTTCTGAAAAAGGATTCGGAAAAAGATCCCATATAAAAGATTATCGGATTACGAATCGTGGGGGAAAAGGAATTAAAACAATAAATGTAACCCAAAAAACAGGTAGTTTAATTTCTATTAAATATGTTACGGATCAAGATGATTTAATGATTATTAAAAAATCAGGAATTATTATACGTATTCCTGTATCAGATATAAGGGTTATGGGAAGAACAACTCAGGGGGTTAGATTAATTCATTTAAAAGAAAACGACTTTAATGAAATCCCATAA
- a CDS encoding carboxy terminal-processing peptidase, which produces MNLKKIKKLNDIKYIIIGFILFFSLSLCSPLGEQEKHRIVLKTIYKTLNFLHPKPIYVGDDFSQKVYNEYFEKLDYQKRFFLQKDVEDLSLYKEKIDDFWIHGDLTFFNVIMKRFFYRVKEVESICIQILKTSFNFNKKEMYILEEQKFSYPKNKKECIEKWRKYLKYLTLLEIITSINQKKITSINQKKIWKNAFFNKEKNSRKKVEEYIKEYFRKLKIKKKSDWFSTYVNTITSQYDPHTNYFSYEEKKNFDLNISGQTEGIGVKLQDDKGYPTIVKLIVGGPAWKNKKIEIGDKIIRVAKNINSESKNVVGMLLENSIFLIRGKKGSKVKLTIQKKNGSIEEVILIRDIIEKKEIFAKSVIILDKNQNKYGLICLPEFYFNPENKNGKNSAKDMKKIIQELKKENIKGIIIDIRNNGGGSLNTVIEIAGFFLGKVPIVQIGKPNQKKNILKSHENKIIWTGPLVVLVNELSASASEILAAAIIDYKRGIIVGSSQTYGKGTIQTIYPLNRFLFSNEKFSNEKLGALKFTINKFYRVNGNSTQLKGVNSDIVIPSNTTSILLKYMEKNKKNPMKWDYTSPIPSIHYYYNNLENIKHKSIERLKKNKNLITINETIQSLEKKLYNKKRFSLNWKEFYYENLKIKKRNENLKKLKNYFNIYGLQILPSYYKIISNEKKSEEQKKWKKNLKEDFYITECINILRDFNEIP; this is translated from the coding sequence ATGAATCTTAAAAAAATAAAAAAATTGAATGATATTAAATATATCATAATTGGTTTTATTCTTTTTTTTTCATTAAGTTTATGTTCCCCACTAGGAGAACAGGAAAAGCATCGTATAGTGCTAAAAACAATATATAAAACACTTAATTTTTTACATCCAAAACCTATTTATGTAGGTGATGATTTTTCACAAAAAGTATATAATGAATATTTCGAAAAATTAGATTATCAAAAACGTTTTTTTCTACAAAAAGATGTAGAAGATCTTTCTTTATATAAAGAAAAAATAGACGATTTTTGGATTCATGGAGATCTCACATTTTTTAATGTTATTATGAAACGTTTTTTTTATAGAGTGAAAGAAGTAGAATCAATATGTATCCAAATATTGAAAACATCTTTTAATTTTAATAAAAAAGAAATGTATATACTTGAAGAACAAAAATTTTCCTATCCAAAAAACAAAAAAGAATGTATAGAAAAATGGAGAAAATACTTAAAATATTTGACTCTACTAGAAATTATCACTTCTATAAACCAAAAAAAAATCACTTCTATAAACCAAAAAAAAATTTGGAAAAATGCTTTTTTTAATAAAGAAAAAAATTCAAGAAAAAAAGTAGAAGAATATATTAAGGAATATTTCAGAAAATTAAAAATAAAAAAAAAATCAGATTGGTTCTCTACATATGTTAATACTATAACTTCTCAATATGATCCTCATACTAATTATTTTTCTTATGAAGAGAAAAAAAATTTTGATTTAAACATATCTGGACAAACAGAAGGAATTGGTGTAAAATTGCAAGATGATAAAGGATATCCCACAATAGTTAAACTCATTGTTGGTGGTCCTGCGTGGAAAAATAAAAAAATAGAAATAGGAGATAAAATTATACGAGTAGCCAAAAACATAAATTCAGAATCAAAAAATGTTGTAGGTATGTTACTAGAAAATTCGATTTTTTTAATAAGAGGAAAAAAAGGAAGTAAAGTCAAACTTACTATTCAAAAGAAAAATGGATCTATAGAAGAAGTGATTCTTATTAGAGATATAATTGAAAAAAAAGAAATTTTTGCAAAAAGTGTTATAATACTGGATAAAAATCAAAATAAATATGGTTTAATCTGTTTACCAGAATTTTATTTTAATCCTGAAAATAAAAATGGAAAAAATTCAGCTAAAGATATGAAAAAAATTATTCAAGAATTAAAAAAAGAAAATATAAAAGGAATTATAATAGACATAAGGAATAACGGAGGAGGATCTTTAAACACTGTAATAGAAATTGCTGGTTTTTTTTTAGGAAAAGTTCCTATTGTACAAATAGGAAAGCCTAATCAAAAAAAAAATATACTCAAAAGTCATGAAAATAAAATTATATGGACAGGCCCCCTTGTTGTTCTTGTGAATGAATTGTCTGCTTCTGCTTCCGAAATCCTTGCTGCAGCTATAATTGATTATAAAAGAGGAATTATTGTTGGAAGTTCTCAAACATATGGAAAGGGAACAATACAAACTATTTATCCATTAAATCGATTTTTATTTTCTAATGAAAAGTTTTCTAATGAAAAGCTCGGAGCTTTAAAATTTACGATAAATAAATTTTATCGTGTGAATGGAAATTCTACTCAATTAAAGGGAGTGAATTCCGACATAGTCATTCCAAGTAATACTACAAGTATACTTTTAAAGTATATGGAAAAAAATAAAAAAAATCCTATGAAATGGGATTACACGAGTCCAATTCCTTCTATTCATTATTATTATAATAACTTAGAAAACATTAAACATAAAAGTATAGAACGTTTGAAAAAAAATAAGAATTTAATCACTATTAATGAAACAATACAATCATTAGAAAAAAAATTATACAATAAAAAACGATTTTCTTTAAATTGGAAAGAATTTTATTATGAAAACCTAAAAATAAAAAAAAGAAATGAAAATTTAAAAAAATTAAAAAACTATTTTAACATATACGGATTACAAATTTTACCCTCTTACTATAAAATCATTTCGAATGAAAAAAAATCAGAAGAACAAAAAAAATGGAAAAAAAATCTGAAAGAAGATTTTTATATAACAGAATGTATCAACATATTACGAGACTTTAATGAAATCCCATAA
- the surE gene encoding 5'/3'-nucleotidase SurE: protein MNRKPIILVTNDDGIIAPGIRALIHYMNLLGDVYVVAPNKPQSGVGHGITMNSVLYCDSVKIDNGNQKEWECSGTPVDCVKLAVSDILPRKPDICVSGINHGSNSSINIMYSGTVSAVLEASIEGIPSVGFSLLDFDMNADFEPSKKYICQIVKKILYNPIPDKTISLNVNIPKLKKEQIKGIKICRQAKSKWKESFDKRYNPKGRTYYWLIGDFFNLDDKVDTDEWALKNGYVSIVPIQFDLTNYTILNILKSWNFVLFFFCIVYSKF, encoded by the coding sequence ATGAATAGAAAACCAATTATTTTAGTCACAAATGATGATGGAATTATAGCTCCAGGTATTAGGGCTCTTATTCATTATATGAATCTTTTAGGAGACGTATATGTTGTGGCTCCAAATAAACCTCAATCTGGAGTTGGACATGGAATAACAATGAATTCCGTATTATATTGTGATTCAGTTAAAATAGATAATGGAAATCAAAAAGAATGGGAATGTTCTGGAACTCCGGTAGATTGTGTTAAGTTAGCAGTGAGTGATATTCTTCCAAGAAAACCTGATATTTGTGTATCAGGAATTAATCATGGGTCAAATTCTTCTATAAATATTATGTATTCTGGGACTGTTTCTGCTGTACTTGAAGCAAGTATAGAGGGAATTCCATCCGTAGGATTTTCTCTTTTAGATTTTGATATGAATGCAGATTTTGAACCATCAAAAAAATATATATGTCAAATTGTAAAAAAAATTCTTTACAATCCTATTCCTGATAAAACAATAAGTTTGAATGTTAATATTCCTAAATTAAAAAAAGAACAAATAAAAGGAATTAAAATATGTAGACAAGCAAAATCCAAATGGAAAGAAAGTTTTGATAAACGCTATAATCCTAAGGGAAGAACTTACTATTGGTTGATAGGAGATTTTTTTAATTTGGATGATAAAGTAGATACGGATGAATGGGCATTAAAAAATGGATACGTATCTATTGTTCCCATTCAATTCGATCTAACAAATTATACTATATTAAATATTTTAAAATCTTGGAATTTTGTATTATTTTTTTTTTGCATAGTATACTCTAAATTTTAA
- the ruvB gene encoding Holliday junction branch migration DNA helicase RuvB: MSSFLEGYLNPQNIQDFVGQHEILDNLKIFIQAAKKRKEALDHILFHGPPGLGKTTLAHIVANELRVNITVTSGSVLDKPGDLAGLLIHLKINDVIFIDEIHRLSPIVEEYLYSAMENYKIDIIIDSGSNARSVQIDLSPFTLIGATTRSGLLTAPMRSRFGINFRLSYYEKKLLNNIVNRSAKLLNIPITKDASSEIANRSRGTPRIANALLRRIRDFAQIKGNGTIDINICNLGLQALNVDKHGLDEMDNRILLYIIDHFQGGPVGINTIATAVSENSDTIEEVYEPFLIQEGYLIRTPRGRKATKLAYQHIKQNLKKK, from the coding sequence ATGTCATCTTTTTTAGAGGGATATTTAAATCCCCAAAATATTCAAGATTTTGTTGGACAACATGAAATATTAGATAATCTGAAAATTTTTATTCAGGCTGCTAAAAAAAGAAAAGAAGCCTTAGATCATATTTTATTTCATGGACCACCAGGATTGGGGAAAACAACACTTGCTCATATCGTGGCTAATGAATTACGTGTGAATATCACTGTGACTTCAGGATCTGTTTTAGATAAACCTGGAGATTTAGCTGGATTATTAATTCATTTAAAAATAAACGATGTTATTTTCATTGATGAAATTCATCGTCTTTCTCCAATAGTTGAGGAATATTTGTATTCAGCTATGGAAAATTATAAAATAGATATTATCATAGATTCCGGATCCAATGCTAGATCAGTACAAATAGATTTATCTCCTTTTACTTTAATAGGAGCAACTACTAGATCAGGTTTACTCACAGCACCTATGCGTTCTAGATTTGGTATTAATTTTCGTCTTAGTTATTATGAAAAAAAATTATTAAATAATATTGTAAATCGTAGTGCAAAATTGCTAAATATTCCAATTACTAAAGATGCTTCTTCTGAAATTGCAAACAGAAGTAGAGGAACTCCACGTATAGCCAATGCTTTATTACGTAGAATTCGTGATTTTGCACAAATAAAAGGAAATGGAACTATTGACATTAATATATGCAATTTAGGATTACAAGCTCTGAATGTAGATAAACATGGACTAGATGAAATGGATAATAGAATTCTTTTATACATCATAGATCATTTTCAAGGAGGTCCTGTGGGTATTAATACTATAGCAACAGCAGTTAGCGAAAATTCAGATACTATAGAAGAAGTTTATGAACCTTTTCTTATTCAGGAAGGATACTTAATTAGAACCCCTAGAGGAAGAAAAGCTACAAAATTAGCTTATCAACATATAAAACAAAATTTAAAAAAAAAATAA
- a CDS encoding adenylosuccinate synthase: MPSNVIVGLQWGDEGKGKITDLFAKNSDYVIRYQGGNNSGHSIHIKNRYFVLHLIPSGVIYCGVKCIVGPGVVIDPKSFIQEIQNLESMGINTSKVFLAKRAHITMPYHRLLDQYQEEALEDKSIGTTHKGIGPTYVDKINRIGIRALDLLDLKIFYKKLKYNIDFKNKIITKIFKKKPLSFQSIYEEYTEYAKIISNRIIDAVYEIHDAFHNKKKILFEGAQAMLLDINYGTYPYVTTSSTSTGGVCTGSGIPPNFLGNFIGITKAYCTRVGFGPFPTEIQNEIGNVIRKKGNEYGATTHRPRRCGWLDLIALKYSCMINGINYLIITKLDVLSELDIIKICIKYKYDDKIIQYFPANIKQYVKGIYIDFPGWKKDISHIREYENLPKNCKKYVKFIEDYLNLKIILISVGSERNQNIIKNKSLFLEIFT, translated from the coding sequence ATGCCTTCAAATGTTATTGTCGGTCTCCAATGGGGTGACGAGGGAAAAGGAAAAATTACAGACTTATTTGCTAAAAATTCGGATTATGTAATCCGTTATCAAGGAGGAAATAATTCAGGTCATTCTATTCATATTAAAAATCGTTATTTTGTTCTTCATTTAATTCCCTCTGGAGTTATTTATTGTGGAGTTAAATGTATTGTTGGACCTGGAGTTGTAATTGATCCTAAATCTTTTATACAAGAAATCCAAAATTTGGAATCAATGGGCATCAATACATCTAAAGTTTTTTTAGCAAAAAGAGCACATATCACTATGCCTTATCATCGTTTGTTGGATCAATATCAAGAAGAAGCTTTAGAAGACAAATCAATTGGAACCACACATAAAGGAATTGGCCCCACTTATGTAGATAAGATAAATCGGATAGGAATTCGTGCTTTAGATTTATTGGATTTAAAAATTTTTTATAAAAAATTAAAATATAACATTGATTTTAAAAACAAAATCATCACAAAAATTTTTAAAAAAAAACCTCTTTCTTTTCAATCTATTTATGAAGAATATACAGAATATGCAAAAATTATTTCTAATCGAATTATAGATGCTGTTTATGAAATACATGATGCTTTTCATAATAAAAAGAAAATTTTGTTTGAAGGAGCTCAAGCAATGTTGTTGGATATAAATTATGGAACATATCCATATGTAACCACTTCTTCTACTTCTACAGGAGGGGTATGTACAGGATCTGGAATTCCTCCTAATTTTTTAGGAAATTTTATAGGAATCACAAAAGCATATTGTACTCGTGTAGGATTTGGTCCTTTTCCTACAGAGATTCAAAATGAAATTGGAAATGTTATCCGTAAAAAAGGAAATGAGTATGGAGCAACAACTCACCGTCCAAGACGATGTGGTTGGTTAGATTTGATTGCTCTTAAATATTCTTGTATGATTAATGGTATTAATTATTTAATTATTACAAAATTGGATGTTTTAAGTGAATTGGATATTATTAAAATATGTATTAAGTATAAATATGACGATAAAATTATTCAATATTTTCCAGCGAATATAAAACAATATGTAAAAGGAATTTACATTGATTTTCCTGGATGGAAAAAAGATATATCTCATATTCGTGAATATGAAAATTTACCAAAAAATTGTAAAAAATATGTTAAATTTATAGAGGATTATCTAAATTTAAAAATTATATTAATTTCTGTAGGATCTGAAAGAAATCAGAACATCATTAAAAATAAATCTTTATTTTTAGAAATTTTTACTTAA
- the purB gene encoding adenylosuccinate lyase codes for MEKYKNPLVERYSSKEMLYNFSPKKKFITWRKLWLYLAEIQKELGLNISEKQIFDLKNHLYDIDWNQVSFYEKKFRHDVMAHLYAFGEKATVARPIIHLGATSAFLGDNTDIILIRDGLEILLKKLINVIFRIRNFTLEYHNIPTLAFTHYQPAQLTTVGKRSALWLQSVLLDLEELEFRLKNLHFRGVKGTVGSADSFKELFNGNLQKLKYLEKKLSNKFRFQNVFSITGQTYDRKIDAQILNLLSNISQSSHKFSNDLRLLQNLKEMEEPFDKEQIGSSAMAYKRNPIRSERMASLSKYVISLSNSSALVAATQWLERTLDDSANRRLVIGQSFLAVDSILMIWNNILENIIVYPKMIDKHIKEELPFLVTEHIIIECVKNGADRQEIHERIRIHSMETNDKIKLEGIENDFIQRILHDKKIPIHEKKINQILNPKNFTGFSSDQTLEFIDTKVNPILNRFYHLVDSDISNMDRQI; via the coding sequence GTGGAAAAATATAAAAATCCTTTAGTAGAACGATATAGTAGTAAAGAAATGTTATATAATTTTTCTCCAAAAAAAAAGTTTATTACTTGGAGAAAATTGTGGTTATATTTGGCAGAAATTCAAAAGGAATTAGGATTAAATATTAGTGAAAAACAAATATTTGATCTAAAAAATCATTTATACGACATTGATTGGAATCAAGTTTCTTTTTATGAAAAAAAATTTCGTCATGATGTTATGGCTCATTTATATGCTTTTGGAGAAAAAGCAACGGTAGCTAGACCTATTATTCATTTAGGAGCTACAAGTGCCTTTTTAGGAGACAATACGGATATCATATTAATTCGTGATGGATTGGAAATTTTATTGAAAAAATTAATTAATGTTATTTTTCGTATCAGAAATTTTACTTTAGAATATCATAATATCCCGACTTTAGCTTTTACTCATTATCAACCAGCTCAATTAACTACTGTAGGAAAACGTTCTGCTTTGTGGTTACAAAGTGTTCTTCTAGATTTAGAGGAATTAGAATTTAGATTGAAAAATCTTCATTTTAGAGGAGTAAAAGGAACTGTAGGTTCAGCAGACAGTTTCAAAGAATTATTTAATGGAAATTTACAAAAATTAAAATATTTAGAAAAAAAATTATCTAATAAATTTAGATTTCAAAATGTTTTTTCTATAACAGGACAAACTTACGATAGAAAAATCGATGCTCAAATATTAAATTTATTATCTAATATATCTCAATCTTCTCATAAATTTAGTAACGATTTGCGTTTGTTACAAAATTTAAAAGAAATGGAAGAACCTTTTGATAAAGAACAAATTGGATCTAGTGCTATGGCTTATAAACGAAATCCAATACGTAGTGAACGTATGGCTTCTTTATCTAAATATGTTATTTCTTTATCCAATAGTTCAGCTTTAGTTGCAGCTACTCAATGGTTGGAACGAACTTTAGACGATTCTGCAAATAGAAGATTGGTTATAGGACAATCATTCTTAGCTGTAGATTCTATTTTAATGATTTGGAATAATATATTAGAAAATATTATTGTATATCCTAAGATGATTGATAAACATATAAAAGAAGAGCTTCCTTTTTTAGTTACTGAACATATTATTATAGAATGTGTAAAAAACGGAGCAGATAGACAGGAAATTCACGAAAGAATACGAATTCATTCTATGGAAACAAATGATAAAATTAAATTAGAAGGAATAGAAAATGATTTTATTCAACGTATTTTACATGATAAAAAAATCCCAATTCATGAAAAAAAAATAAATCAAATTCTAAACCCTAAAAATTTCACAGGATTTTCTTCAGATCAAACCTTAGAATTTATTGATACAAAAGTTAATCCTATATTAAATCGTTTTTATCATCTAGTTGATTCTGATATCTCTAATATGGATAGACAAATTTGA